A single genomic interval of Oceanithermus profundus DSM 14977 harbors:
- the argB gene encoding acetylglutamate kinase: MLVVKIGGSLDGAEPLVRDLAHHEGELIVVHGGGPRIGAELEARGFETRFESGLRVTPPEQMAVVEQVLTQLGKELADRLSQLGRLSVGLSGRDARLLRAEPLDERLGRVGRITAVNTSLLFALMSRHLTPVISPIASAEGGPLNVNADEVAAAVAGCLGEPLVYLTDVPGVLADPADPESRIPVLDGAEVEARIQDGTIAGGMIPKVRAALTALEFGAPWVMIAPGEPGSLPRLLSGKLGTRIVPEKISREV, translated from the coding sequence ATGCTGGTGGTTAAGATCGGCGGAAGCCTGGACGGAGCGGAGCCCCTGGTGCGCGACCTCGCGCACCACGAGGGGGAGCTGATCGTGGTGCACGGCGGAGGCCCGCGCATCGGGGCCGAGCTGGAGGCGCGCGGCTTCGAAACCCGGTTCGAAAGCGGCCTGCGCGTCACCCCGCCCGAACAGATGGCGGTGGTGGAACAGGTGCTGACGCAGCTCGGCAAGGAGCTGGCCGACCGGCTCTCGCAGCTGGGGCGGCTCTCCGTGGGCCTCAGCGGCCGCGACGCCCGGCTGCTGCGCGCCGAGCCGCTGGACGAGCGCCTGGGGCGCGTGGGGCGGATCACCGCGGTGAACACCTCGCTCCTCTTCGCGTTGATGAGCCGCCACCTGACGCCGGTGATCAGCCCGATCGCGAGCGCCGAAGGGGGGCCGCTCAACGTCAACGCCGACGAGGTGGCCGCGGCGGTGGCTGGCTGCCTGGGCGAGCCGCTCGTCTACCTGACCGACGTGCCGGGGGTGCTCGCCGACCCCGCCGACCCCGAGAGCCGCATCCCCGTACTCGACGGGGCCGAGGTGGAGGCGCGCATCCAGGACGGCACGATCGCCGGGGGGATGATCCCCAAGGTGCGGGCCGCGCTCACGGCGCTCGAGTTCGGCGCCCCCTGGGTGATGATCGCCCCGGGCGAGCCCGGCAGCCTCCCCCGCCTGCTCTCGGGCAAGCTGGGAACCCGCATCGTTCCGGAAAAAATCTCGCGCGAAGTATAA
- a CDS encoding DMT family transporter, with protein sequence MGARPGSGTVVAVLVVGVAAVSAAAIFIRFAFASAGSAGPGVALLLAGVRLGIAALLLAPTWPGLARARPRPGAFAMAVLAGVFLAAHFGTWVTSLAYTSVAASVTIVTTNPIWVALFGWLWLGERVGRLTLGGILLATAGGVLIGLGDAAGGSAGSAPLLGDALALVGAWTVSGYFLLGREAQRRGLSIGQYVAVAYATAAAVLLPLPALFGTPYTGWPPAFYGYALAMALTSQLIGHTSFNWAVRWIPPVMVTLAILFEPLGSGFLAYLFFGEVPAPLVFAGAAVLLVGVGVAVLGQGRR encoded by the coding sequence ATGGGGGCTCGTCCGGGTTCGGGCACGGTGGTCGCCGTGCTGGTCGTGGGGGTGGCCGCGGTGAGCGCGGCCGCGATCTTCATTCGCTTCGCCTTCGCCAGCGCCGGCAGCGCCGGACCCGGGGTGGCCCTGCTGCTCGCGGGGGTGCGCCTGGGGATCGCGGCGCTGCTGCTGGCGCCGACCTGGCCCGGGCTGGCGCGCGCCCGCCCCCGGCCCGGGGCGTTCGCCATGGCCGTGCTCGCCGGGGTCTTCCTCGCCGCCCACTTCGGCACCTGGGTGACCAGCCTGGCCTACACTTCGGTGGCCGCCTCGGTCACGATCGTGACGACGAACCCCATCTGGGTGGCGCTCTTCGGCTGGCTCTGGCTGGGCGAGCGCGTCGGCCGCCTCACCCTGGGGGGCATCTTGCTCGCCACCGCGGGCGGCGTGCTCATCGGGCTGGGCGACGCCGCCGGGGGGTCGGCCGGTTCCGCGCCGCTCCTGGGGGACGCGCTGGCGCTGGTGGGCGCCTGGACGGTGAGCGGCTACTTCCTGCTGGGCCGCGAGGCCCAGCGCCGCGGGCTCTCGATCGGGCAGTACGTCGCCGTAGCCTACGCCACCGCGGCGGCGGTGCTGCTGCCGCTGCCCGCGCTCTTCGGCACCCCCTACACCGGCTGGCCGCCCGCCTTCTACGGCTACGCCTTGGCCATGGCGCTCACCAGCCAGCTGATCGGCCACACCAGCTTCAACTGGGCGGTGCGCTGGATCCCGCCGGTGATGGTGACGCTGGCCATCCTCTTCGAGCCCCTGGGCTCGGGGTTCTTGGCCTACCTCTTCTTCGGGGAGGTGCCGGCGCCGCTCGTCTTCGCGGGGGCGGCGGTGCTGCTCGTGGGGGTGGGGGTGGCCGTGCTGGGGCAGGGGCGGCGCTAG
- a CDS encoding DUF47 domain-containing protein produces the protein MKLPSLFGGTRGLEAQIDLYFDKVQEAGLVFGRAMEIYLDRGVSEEYGDLVRRVTEVEEEADDLRREIETQMTTHTLIPELREDVLSLIEQVDEVTNHYEAAVYSFYIQRPVIAAAYRADFAELARMVQQTAEEMVTAARAFFRDLSAVRDHVKKVQFYESEADKITTRVGRQIFESDLDLAHKMHLTSFLDRLDSIADTAEDIGDKLSILTIKRMV, from the coding sequence ATGAAACTACCCTCGCTCTTCGGCGGCACCCGCGGCCTGGAGGCCCAGATCGACCTCTACTTCGACAAGGTGCAGGAGGCCGGTCTGGTCTTCGGCCGGGCGATGGAGATCTACCTCGACCGCGGCGTCTCGGAAGAGTACGGCGACCTGGTGCGGCGCGTCACCGAGGTGGAGGAGGAGGCCGACGACCTGCGGCGCGAGATCGAGACCCAGATGACCACCCACACCCTCATCCCCGAGCTGCGCGAGGACGTGCTCTCGCTCATCGAGCAGGTGGACGAGGTGACCAACCACTACGAGGCGGCGGTCTACAGCTTCTACATCCAGCGGCCCGTCATCGCCGCGGCCTACCGGGCCGACTTCGCCGAACTGGCGCGGATGGTGCAGCAGACCGCCGAGGAGATGGTCACCGCCGCGCGCGCCTTCTTCCGCGACCTCAGCGCCGTGCGCGACCACGTCAAGAAGGTGCAGTTCTACGAGTCCGAGGCCGACAAGATCACCACCCGCGTAGGGCGGCAGATCTTCGAGAGCGACCTCGACCTGGCCCACAAGATGCACCTGACCTCCTTCCTCGACCGCCTCGACAGCATCGCCGACACCGCCGAGGACATCGGCGACAAGCTCTCGATCCTGACGATCAAGCGGATGGTCTGA
- a CDS encoding inorganic phosphate transporter: MNPGLFAYLSSGLFLGWSLGANDAANIFGTAVGTRMVRFATAALIASVFVILGAVISGAGASHTLGKLGAINTLPGAFMAALAAALSVYLMTQRGLPVSTSQAIVGGIIGWNLFMGRPTDPAVVSKFAFAWVASPIMAGIMAALLFMLTRAVLRRTKIHLLRLDHYTRAGLILVGAFGAYSLGANNIANVMGVFVGVAPFRDLQLGPIVLTSAQQLFLIGGLAIAVGIYTYSERVMLTVGQDIVRLTPVAALVVVLAQSLVLFLFASQSLASWLIQHGLPALPLVPVSSSQAVVGAVIGLGLITPGERVRWDVVRNIAIGWLLTPTVAAIISVVGMFVLQNVFNLPVRP, encoded by the coding sequence ATGAACCCGGGCCTCTTCGCCTACCTGTCGAGCGGCCTCTTCCTGGGCTGGTCGCTCGGGGCCAACGACGCGGCCAACATCTTCGGCACCGCCGTGGGCACCCGCATGGTGCGCTTCGCGACCGCCGCCCTCATCGCCAGCGTCTTCGTCATCCTGGGGGCGGTGATCAGCGGTGCGGGGGCCTCGCACACCCTGGGCAAGCTGGGGGCGATCAACACCCTGCCGGGGGCGTTCATGGCGGCGCTGGCGGCCGCGCTGAGCGTCTACCTGATGACCCAGCGGGGGCTGCCCGTCTCCACCAGCCAGGCGATCGTCGGCGGCATCATCGGCTGGAACCTCTTCATGGGCCGGCCCACCGACCCCGCGGTCGTCTCCAAGTTCGCCTTCGCCTGGGTGGCCTCGCCGATCATGGCCGGGATCATGGCGGCGCTGCTCTTCATGCTGACGCGCGCGGTGCTGCGCCGCACCAAGATCCACCTGCTGCGGCTCGACCACTACACCCGCGCGGGGCTGATCCTGGTGGGCGCCTTCGGGGCCTACAGCCTGGGGGCCAACAACATCGCCAACGTCATGGGGGTCTTCGTGGGGGTCGCCCCCTTTCGCGATCTGCAGCTGGGCCCGATCGTGCTCACCTCGGCGCAGCAGCTCTTCCTGATCGGCGGCCTCGCCATCGCCGTGGGCATCTACACCTACTCCGAACGGGTGATGCTGACCGTGGGGCAGGACATCGTGCGCCTCACCCCGGTGGCGGCGCTGGTGGTGGTGCTGGCGCAGTCGCTGGTGCTCTTCCTCTTCGCCTCGCAGTCGCTGGCTTCCTGGCTGATCCAGCACGGGCTTCCGGCGCTGCCGCTGGTGCCGGTCTCGAGTTCCCAGGCGGTCGTGGGGGCGGTGATCGGGCTGGGGCTGATCACCCCCGGCGAGCGCGTCCGCTGGGACGTGGTGCGCAACATCGCCATCGGCTGGCTCCTCACCCCTACGGTGGCGGCGATCATCTCGGTGGTGGGGATGTTCGTGCTGCAGAACGTCTTCAACCTGCCGGTGCGGCCTTGA
- a CDS encoding HNH endonuclease, which translates to MTWKEAVLKALRRLSRRHLTTVLKRQTIIEEELMTIVIHTGSRGKTPEQTLNRTLQDLRDDGKIIFLDNKGTYHLVFLEDLPPADISVDYKAPPRAPATIHRIKRDTAIIARLKSLYEYQCQICGLRIRLQDRYYCEAHHLRPLGEPHSGPDIEDNIIIVCPNHHVQLDYGALQIHVRDLLTYKHRINQEYISYHNNVICHPAAREEI; encoded by the coding sequence ATGACATGGAAAGAGGCAGTTTTAAAAGCGCTACGTCGCCTTTCGAGAAGGCATCTCACAACAGTTTTAAAGCGCCAAACAATCATTGAAGAAGAACTGATGACCATAGTAATCCACACTGGATCTCGTGGGAAAACACCAGAGCAGACTCTGAACAGGACCTTGCAAGATTTGCGCGATGATGGAAAAATAATTTTTTTAGACAACAAAGGAACGTATCATTTGGTTTTCCTAGAAGATCTGCCCCCCGCCGACATCAGTGTTGATTATAAAGCTCCACCACGAGCTCCAGCCACTATTCATCGTATTAAACGTGACACAGCAATAATCGCTCGTCTAAAAAGTCTGTATGAATACCAATGTCAAATTTGCGGCTTGCGGATACGATTACAAGATAGGTACTACTGCGAAGCCCACCACCTGCGCCCGCTTGGGGAGCCACACAGTGGTCCCGACATAGAAGATAATATTATTATTGTTTGTCCAAATCACCACGTACAACTGGACTATGGCGCTTTACAAATACATGTAAGAGATTTACTGACATACAAGCACAGAATAAACCAAGAATACATTAGTTATCATAATAACGTTATTTGCCATCCGGCTGCGCGTGAGGAAATATAA
- a CDS encoding asparaginase domain-containing protein, whose protein sequence is MNPTPEPEFVQVFTTGGTIDKVYYDAKDDYTVGDPQIGKLLEEARVNFPYAIEALFKKDSLQMTDADRARIREAVAAAPARRVLITHGTDTMVETARALVGVPDKTIVLVGAMQPARFLGSDAEFNIGYAVAAVQLLPPGVYIAMNGQVFGAERVRKNRERLRFEAAP, encoded by the coding sequence GTGAACCCGACCCCCGAACCCGAGTTCGTGCAGGTCTTCACCACCGGCGGCACGATCGACAAGGTCTACTACGACGCCAAGGACGACTACACCGTGGGCGACCCGCAGATCGGCAAGCTGCTGGAGGAGGCGCGGGTCAACTTCCCCTACGCGATCGAGGCCCTCTTCAAGAAGGACAGCCTGCAGATGACCGACGCCGACCGCGCGCGCATTCGTGAGGCGGTGGCGGCCGCTCCGGCGCGGCGGGTGCTCATCACCCACGGCACCGACACGATGGTGGAGACGGCCCGGGCGCTCGTGGGCGTGCCCGACAAGACGATCGTGCTCGTGGGGGCGATGCAGCCGGCGCGCTTTTTGGGCTCGGACGCCGAGTTCAACATCGGCTACGCGGTCGCCGCGGTGCAGCTGCTGCCCCCGGGGGTCTACATCGCCATGAACGGCCAGGTCTTCGGGGCCGAGCGCGTGCGCAAGAACCGCGAACGGCTGCGGTTCGAGGCCGCCCCCTAG
- a CDS encoding heavy metal translocating P-type ATPase gives MNAPVRELTFDVEGLDCADCAVKIEKAVRKLPGAKEVVVAYGSGKLFVKLDAQARPEAVARAVEPLGYKVRPEREPAGEAPWWQNPKVKMLGVSAGFIVLALVSQLLWPAAARWVWSAGALVSVAPLARKAWAVLKSGGGLDINALVSIAVVGAILIDAAPEALVVVFLFLIGEVLEGLAASRARGTLRELAKLAPTKARRLEADGRVREVPVELLAVGERVQVPAGERIPADAVVLEGAGAVDESMLTGESAPVPKRAGDPIYAGTVLLEGQLVARVTAPVADSALAQIQKLVERADAMKSPTTRVIDRFARYYTPLVVVAAALAATVPPLLFGQPFEVWIYRGLALLLIGCPCALVLSAPAAVTSALARSGRMGVLVKGGDVLETAGRLRALAFDKTGTLTEGRPRLVRVWGMDEREVLPLVAALERSSAHPIAEAVLARAEELEVPVPEAEDLDALPGAWVKGRVAGREVWVGSPAAAGGLPAGVSENGETASVVKLDGRTVAVLFFEDAPRPEAAEALERVRALGIETVILSGDREPAVRRLAEQLGGVRYHAELRPEDKLEALAELPHPVGMVGDGVNDAPTLAAADLGVAMGSGTQVALEAAGVALVEPNLLRLAHFLNLARAALGNIYTNVAVALGLKAVFLVTTLLGYTGLWLAVMADTGATLLVTANALRLLAWRPR, from the coding sequence ATGAACGCCCCCGTACGTGAACTCACCTTCGACGTCGAAGGTTTGGACTGCGCCGACTGCGCGGTCAAGATCGAAAAGGCGGTCCGCAAGCTGCCGGGCGCCAAGGAAGTGGTCGTGGCCTACGGCAGCGGCAAGCTCTTCGTCAAGCTGGACGCCCAGGCCCGTCCTGAGGCGGTGGCCCGGGCGGTGGAGCCGCTGGGCTACAAGGTGCGCCCCGAGCGCGAGCCGGCCGGCGAGGCGCCCTGGTGGCAGAACCCCAAGGTGAAGATGCTGGGCGTGAGCGCGGGCTTCATCGTGCTGGCGCTCGTCAGTCAGCTGCTCTGGCCCGCCGCGGCCCGCTGGGTCTGGAGCGCGGGCGCCCTGGTCAGCGTGGCCCCGCTGGCGCGCAAGGCCTGGGCGGTGCTGAAAAGCGGCGGTGGCCTCGACATCAACGCCCTAGTCTCGATCGCGGTCGTGGGCGCGATCCTCATCGACGCCGCCCCCGAGGCGCTCGTCGTCGTCTTCCTCTTCCTGATCGGCGAGGTGCTCGAGGGCCTGGCGGCCTCGCGCGCCCGCGGCACCCTGCGCGAACTGGCCAAGCTGGCCCCCACCAAGGCGCGGCGGCTCGAAGCGGACGGCCGCGTGCGCGAGGTGCCGGTGGAGCTCCTGGCGGTGGGCGAACGGGTCCAGGTGCCCGCCGGGGAACGCATCCCCGCCGACGCCGTGGTCCTGGAGGGCGCGGGGGCGGTGGACGAGTCGATGCTCACCGGCGAGTCCGCGCCCGTGCCCAAGCGTGCGGGCGACCCCATCTACGCGGGCACCGTGCTGCTCGAGGGGCAGCTGGTGGCGCGGGTGACCGCGCCGGTCGCGGACAGCGCGCTGGCGCAGATCCAGAAGCTGGTCGAGCGCGCCGACGCGATGAAGAGCCCCACGACGCGCGTCATCGACCGCTTCGCCCGTTACTACACCCCGCTCGTGGTGGTCGCGGCGGCGCTCGCGGCCACGGTACCGCCGCTGCTCTTCGGCCAGCCCTTCGAGGTCTGGATCTACCGCGGGCTCGCCCTGCTGCTCATCGGCTGCCCCTGCGCCCTGGTGCTCTCGGCGCCGGCGGCCGTCACCTCGGCGCTGGCGCGCTCGGGGCGGATGGGCGTCCTCGTCAAGGGGGGCGACGTGCTCGAGACCGCCGGACGCCTGCGCGCCCTCGCCTTCGACAAGACGGGCACGCTCACCGAAGGGCGGCCGCGGCTCGTGCGGGTCTGGGGCATGGACGAGCGCGAGGTCCTGCCGCTGGTGGCGGCGCTCGAGCGCTCGAGCGCCCACCCCATCGCCGAAGCCGTCCTCGCGCGCGCCGAGGAACTGGAAGTCCCGGTGCCCGAGGCCGAAGACCTGGACGCCCTGCCCGGCGCCTGGGTGAAGGGTCGGGTGGCGGGCCGCGAGGTCTGGGTGGGCAGCCCCGCCGCCGCGGGCGGCCTGCCCGCGGGCGTGAGCGAGAACGGCGAGACCGCGAGCGTGGTCAAGCTCGACGGGCGTACGGTGGCCGTCCTCTTCTTCGAAGACGCCCCGCGGCCCGAGGCGGCCGAGGCGCTCGAGCGGGTGCGGGCCCTGGGCATCGAGACCGTCATCCTCTCCGGCGACCGCGAGCCGGCGGTGCGCCGCCTCGCCGAGCAGCTGGGCGGGGTCCGTTACCACGCCGAGCTGCGCCCGGAGGACAAGCTCGAGGCCCTCGCCGAGCTCCCCCACCCGGTGGGCATGGTCGGCGACGGCGTGAACGACGCCCCCACCCTGGCCGCCGCCGACCTAGGCGTGGCCATGGGCAGCGGCACCCAGGTGGCGCTCGAGGCCGCGGGCGTGGCCCTGGTCGAGCCCAACCTACTGCGGCTCGCCCACTTCCTGAACCTCGCCCGCGCCGCGCTCGGCAACATCTACACCAACGTCGCCGTGGCCCTGGGCCTCAAAGCGGTCTTCCTGGTCACCACCCTGCTCGGCTACACCGGGCTCTGGCTCGCGGTCATGGCCGACACCGGCGCGACCCTGCTCGTCACCGCCAACGCGCTCCGGCTCTTGGCCTGGCGGCCCCGCTAG
- a CDS encoding ArsR/SmtB family transcription factor, with translation MARDDVAVCTTLTLHPEALERARAALPDADTIARASVLLKALADPTRMRILLAMKQGELCVCDLSHLLGMSQSAISHQLRVLRDNRLVSWRREGRQVFYRLADRHVEEILEDALEHAGE, from the coding sequence GTGGCTCGAGACGACGTCGCCGTCTGCACCACGTTGACGCTGCATCCCGAGGCGCTCGAGCGCGCGCGGGCCGCCCTCCCCGACGCCGACACGATCGCGCGGGCCTCGGTGCTGCTCAAGGCCCTGGCCGACCCCACGCGGATGCGCATCCTGCTGGCCATGAAGCAGGGGGAGCTGTGCGTCTGCGACCTCTCGCACCTGCTGGGCATGAGCCAGAGCGCGATCAGCCACCAGCTGCGCGTGCTTCGCGACAACCGGCTGGTGAGCTGGCGGCGCGAGGGGCGCCAGGTCTTCTACCGGCTCGCCGACCGGCACGTCGAGGAGATCCTGGAAGACGCGCTCGAGCACGCCGGAGAGTAG
- a CDS encoding alpha/beta fold hydrolase — MNHATSADGTRIAWTAEGSGPAVVLVHGITENLRVWDPVARRLTGERTVVRLDLRGHGASGRADGYGLAAMVADVIAVIEAAGIERPDVVGHSLGGLVASALANAYPVRSVANVDQPLALAGFKAMLEPLRAPLEDPATFGPVMEQLMGQLEGERLDPAERTRLRALRRPLQEAVLGIWHDVWVLSEDDLAVLVNELLEGYRTPYLALHGIDPGPAYVDWLAARIPGAAVEVWPEYGHYPHLVDPDRFVERLRAFWAAA, encoded by the coding sequence ATGAACCATGCGACGAGTGCGGACGGCACCCGTATCGCCTGGACCGCCGAAGGCTCGGGACCGGCGGTCGTCCTGGTGCACGGGATCACCGAAAACCTGCGGGTCTGGGACCCGGTGGCGCGGCGCCTGACCGGAGAGCGCACCGTGGTGCGCCTCGACCTGCGCGGCCACGGGGCCTCGGGGCGCGCGGACGGCTACGGGCTGGCGGCGATGGTCGCCGACGTGATCGCGGTCATCGAGGCCGCGGGGATCGAGCGGCCCGACGTGGTGGGGCACTCGCTGGGGGGCCTGGTCGCCTCGGCGCTCGCAAACGCCTACCCGGTGCGTTCGGTGGCGAACGTGGACCAGCCGCTGGCGCTCGCCGGGTTCAAGGCCATGCTCGAACCGCTGCGGGCGCCTCTGGAGGACCCCGCGACCTTCGGGCCGGTGATGGAGCAGCTGATGGGCCAGCTCGAGGGCGAACGCCTGGACCCCGCCGAGCGCACCCGTCTGCGGGCGCTGCGGCGGCCGCTCCAGGAGGCCGTGCTGGGCATCTGGCACGACGTCTGGGTCCTCTCGGAGGACGACCTGGCGGTGCTGGTGAACGAGCTGCTTGAAGGGTACCGGACGCCCTACCTGGCGCTCCACGGCATCGACCCGGGGCCGGCCTACGTGGACTGGCTCGCGGCGCGCATTCCCGGCGCGGCCGTCGAGGTCTGGCCCGAGTACGGGCACTACCCCCACCTCGTCGATCCCGACCGTTTCGTGGAGCGGCTGCGCGCGTTCTGGGCCGCGGCCTGA
- a CDS encoding response regulator transcription factor: MARILIVEDDREIAALAAAQLERAGHAVRVVHDGEAGLAEALEGGHDLLVLDVMLPGVSGFEIVERLRRRPGYPRVLMLTARAEEVDRVLGLELGADDYLTKPFSLRELEARVRALLRRGVGPEPKPAGPLVFGALEIDPAARRVRVDGRTVNLTAREFDLLYELARHPGRVYTRAELLERVWGAGFSGYEHTVNSHINRLRAKIEPDAKRPVYVETVWGVGYRFGGGEA; this comes from the coding sequence ATGGCGCGGATCCTGATCGTCGAAGACGACCGCGAGATCGCCGCCCTCGCCGCCGCGCAGCTGGAGCGCGCCGGCCACGCCGTGCGCGTCGTGCACGACGGCGAGGCGGGGCTTGCGGAGGCGCTCGAGGGCGGGCACGACCTGCTCGTCCTCGACGTGATGCTGCCGGGGGTGAGCGGCTTCGAGATCGTCGAGCGCCTGCGCCGCCGGCCCGGCTACCCGCGGGTGCTGATGCTCACCGCCCGCGCCGAGGAGGTGGACCGGGTGCTGGGGCTCGAGCTGGGCGCGGACGACTACCTGACCAAGCCCTTCTCGCTGCGCGAGCTGGAGGCGCGGGTGCGGGCGCTGTTGCGGCGCGGCGTCGGGCCCGAGCCGAAGCCCGCGGGCCCGCTCGTCTTCGGCGCGCTCGAGATCGACCCCGCCGCCCGGCGGGTACGGGTGGACGGGCGGACGGTGAACCTGACCGCCCGCGAGTTCGACCTGCTCTACGAGCTGGCGCGCCACCCCGGGCGCGTCTACACCCGCGCCGAGCTGCTCGAGCGCGTCTGGGGCGCGGGATTTTCGGGGTACGAGCACACCGTCAACTCGCACATCAACCGCCTGCGCGCCAAGATCGAACCCGACGCCAAACGCCCCGTCTACGTCGAGACCGTCTGGGGCGTGGGCTACCGCTTCGGGGGCGGGGAGGCGTGA
- a CDS encoding sensor histidine kinase produces the protein MRRLAARLALAFSLLVLPLGALFVWGALDAARRYHQEIAQNQYRDLAANLLHKSPDLMVGGERAGALDALAAELAMTNPGVEVYLLDAEGRIVGASPPMDALVRKRVDLRPLERFVRGEVRGPLLGDDPKRPRGRQVFSAAPVPGGGWIYVLLSDLALDSVAEAVAGSTVLRLALWAGLGLVLLAALVAAGTAWGLTRRLTALEAAMERFDPAAEAGPPDPPAGERDEIDRLHARFAELAARVRALLASEREADRHRRELVAGVSHDLRTPLAVLSGYLETLEQAGERLSAAERARYLAAARAQAARLARMTDDLFTLARLESGAWPFAPEPLALAELVQDVVLELRPRFEARGVALELAPPPGPLVVQGDAGLLERALVNVLVNALEHTPEGGRVTVRLAEAEGEARVAVADTGSGIAPEDLPHLFERTFQRRDGGSGLGLAIAQQALRLHGGRVEVESAPGAGSRFEIKLPLPGRDIYQP, from the coding sequence GTGAGGCGCCTGGCCGCGCGGCTGGCGCTGGCGTTCTCGCTGCTGGTGCTGCCGCTGGGGGCCCTCTTCGTCTGGGGGGCGCTCGACGCCGCGCGCCGCTACCACCAGGAGATCGCCCAGAACCAGTACCGCGACCTGGCCGCCAACCTGCTCCACAAGAGTCCGGACCTGATGGTCGGCGGCGAACGGGCCGGGGCGCTCGACGCGCTGGCCGCCGAGCTGGCCATGACCAACCCCGGCGTCGAGGTCTACCTGCTCGACGCGGAGGGCCGCATCGTCGGGGCCTCGCCCCCCATGGACGCCCTGGTGCGCAAGCGGGTGGACCTGCGCCCGCTCGAGCGCTTCGTGCGCGGCGAGGTGCGGGGGCCGCTGCTGGGCGACGACCCCAAGCGGCCGCGGGGCCGCCAGGTCTTCTCGGCCGCGCCGGTGCCCGGGGGCGGTTGGATCTACGTCCTCCTCTCCGACCTGGCCCTCGACTCGGTGGCCGAGGCCGTGGCCGGCAGCACCGTGCTGCGGCTGGCGCTGTGGGCGGGGCTGGGGCTGGTGCTGCTGGCGGCGCTCGTGGCCGCGGGCACCGCCTGGGGGCTGACGCGGCGGCTCACCGCCCTGGAGGCGGCGATGGAGCGCTTCGACCCCGCGGCCGAGGCCGGCCCGCCCGACCCGCCCGCGGGCGAGCGCGACGAGATCGACCGCCTGCACGCCCGCTTCGCCGAGCTGGCCGCCCGGGTGCGGGCGCTCCTCGCCTCCGAGCGCGAGGCCGACCGCCACCGGCGCGAGCTGGTGGCCGGGGTTTCGCACGACCTGCGCACCCCGCTGGCGGTGCTTTCGGGCTACCTGGAGACGCTGGAGCAGGCGGGGGAGCGCCTGAGCGCCGCCGAGCGCGCCCGCTACCTGGCCGCGGCGCGGGCCCAGGCGGCGCGGCTGGCGCGGATGACCGACGACCTCTTCACCCTGGCGCGGCTCGAGTCGGGGGCCTGGCCCTTCGCCCCCGAGCCGCTGGCGCTCGCCGAGCTGGTGCAGGACGTGGTGCTCGAGCTGCGCCCGCGTTTCGAGGCCCGTGGGGTGGCGCTCGAGCTGGCCCCGCCGCCGGGGCCGCTCGTGGTGCAGGGCGACGCGGGGCTCTTGGAGCGGGCGCTCGTCAACGTGCTGGTCAACGCGCTGGAGCACACGCCCGAGGGCGGCCGGGTAACGGTGCGCCTGGCCGAGGCGGAGGGCGAGGCGCGGGTCGCGGTGGCCGACACCGGCTCCGGCATCGCCCCCGAGGACCTGCCCCACCTCTTCGAACGGACCTTCCAGCGGCGCGACGGCGGCTCCGGACTGGGCCTCGCCATCGCCCAGCAGGCGTTGCGCCTGCACGGCGGCCGCGTCGAGGTGGAGAGCGCCCCGGGCGCGGGCAGCCGCTTTGAGATCAAGCTACCCTTACCAGGGCGGGATATATACCAGCCCTAG
- a CDS encoding spondin domain-containing protein — protein sequence MKRAWTMGLAALTLAAAAQMSGDKDKMGSDAMMGSYAFEVRVENVSTPTTLMTMKGGVAVPLAPGVWAVHEGANPLFTPGEAAGLGLERLAEDGDPAALAAELAMKPGVASAGVFAVPAGKDAPAPIFPGEAYTFRITAAPGARLSLATMFVQSNDWFYAPGPEGIELFPMNHPLEGEVTMYFKLWDAGTEVNEPAGEGPNQAPRQMGKNYGADEGGVVHDVMGVELTGPVIKVTVAPVK from the coding sequence ATGAAACGAGCATGGACGATGGGACTGGCGGCGCTGACCCTGGCCGCGGCGGCGCAGATGTCGGGGGACAAGGACAAGATGGGTTCGGACGCGATGATGGGCAGCTACGCCTTCGAGGTGCGCGTCGAGAACGTGAGCACCCCGACGACGTTGATGACGATGAAGGGCGGCGTGGCCGTGCCCCTGGCCCCGGGCGTGTGGGCGGTGCACGAGGGCGCAAACCCCCTCTTTACGCCGGGCGAGGCGGCGGGGCTGGGGCTCGAACGGCTCGCCGAGGACGGCGACCCCGCGGCGCTGGCCGCGGAGCTGGCGATGAAGCCGGGGGTGGCTTCGGCGGGCGTCTTCGCCGTGCCCGCGGGCAAGGACGCGCCCGCCCCCATCTTCCCGGGCGAGGCCTACACCTTCCGCATCACCGCCGCCCCGGGGGCGCGGCTCTCGCTGGCGACGATGTTCGTGCAGTCGAACGACTGGTTCTACGCGCCGGGGCCCGAGGGCATCGAACTCTTCCCCATGAACCACCCGCTCGAGGGCGAGGTGACGATGTACTTCAAGCTCTGGGACGCCGGTACCGAGGTGAACGAGCCCGCCGGCGAGGGGCCCAACCAGGCCCCGCGGCAGATGGGCAAGAACTACGGGGCCGACGAGGGCGGCGTGGTCCACGACGTGATGGGCGTCGAGCTCACGGGGCCGGTGATCAAGGTGACGGTCGCGCCGGTGAAGTAG